The following coding sequences are from one Pelmatolapia mariae isolate MD_Pm_ZW linkage group LG4, Pm_UMD_F_2, whole genome shotgun sequence window:
- the LOC134625616 gene encoding uncharacterized protein LOC134625616, translating into MKKKKQQHVRRTKNQHKKLKDISVNANKRESESFLDELIGWFSDHQQQIDQLFIRGDVDRSGSVSLKDFELGLMSLGVPCQQFQLHMLTQQLKTFNDTISYQDLMKQIQSLSHSAELHAQIPGHFIKRQEPVETESLKHQQRLQNTEAQRFIRLSVRLIPFTSATAHPGNFEVVLSSSRKVFGLISVIEDRAGIQTSSLEVFSSRVPTEDARLPLESTLEECGFKGGPEESPPEATVYYDYRLPFTDCPILNYDHYIRSSQDSKSNRGL; encoded by the exons atgaagaagaaaaagcagcagCACGTGAGACGCACcaaaaatcagcataaaaagTTAAAAGAT ATTTCCGTGAACGCAAACAAGCGGGAGTCTGAGAGCTTCCTGGACGAGTTGATCGGGTGGTTTTCTGATCATCAGCAGCAGATCGATCAGCTGTTCATTCGCGGTGACGTAGACAGAAGTGGATCAGTCAGCCTGAAGGACTTTGAGCTGG GTTTGATGAGTTTGGGTGTCCCTTGTCAGCAGTTTCAGCTCCACATGCTGACTCAGCAGCTGAAGACCTTCAATGACACGATTAGTTATCAAGATTTGATGAAACAAATACAGTCTCTGAG TCACAGTGCAGAGCTCCACGCTCAGATACCAGGGCACTTCATAAAAAGACAAGAACCAGTGGAGACAGAAAGTTTAAAACATCAGCAGAGACTGCAAAACACTGAAGCCCAGAG GTTCATCCGTCTGAGTGTCCGACTGATCCCCTTCACCTCGGCCACAGCGCACCCTGGAAACTTTGAGGTGGTTTTATCGAGCAGCCGCAAAGTTTTTGGTCTGATAAGTGTGATCGAGGACCGAGCTGGGATCCAGACCTCAAGCCTGGAGGTTTTCAGTAGCAGAGTGCCAACAGAGGACGCCCGCCTGCCCCTGGAGAGCACGCTGGAGGAGTGCGGCTTCAAAGGAGGGCCAGAGGAGAGTCCTCCAGAGGCCACCGTGTATTATGACTACAGACTGCCATTTACAGACTGTCCCATCCTCAACTATGACCACTACATTAGGTCGAGTCAGGACTCTAAATCGAATCGGGGTCTGTGA